Part of the Arthrobacter gengyunqii genome is shown below.
CTTTGTGCTGATCGAAGCCATGGGCCGCGTCATGCCCGAGGTCAAGCCCGACCAGGCTGAGTGGGTTGTCTCCAGCATGCGCGAGCGCGGCATCGAGGTTCTGCTGAACACCTCGCTGGCATCGGCTGAGGGCGGCGTCCTGAAGCTCATCAACATGGCGGACAAGTCCCCGGCCGGCGAGTTCGGCACCGACACCCTGATCTGGACCGCCGGCGTGCAGGCCAACCCGATGGTCCGCGCCACCGACTTCCCGATCGACGACCGCGGCCGCGTGCGTGCCAACGCTGAACTGCGCATCACCGGCGACGACGGCCCCCTCGAAGGTGCCTGGGCTGCCGGCGACGTCTCGGCCGTTCCGGATCTCTCCGGCGGCGGCGTGGGCGGTTTCTGCGTTCCGAACGCCCAGCACGCCGTGCGTCAGGCCAAGCTTCTTGCCAAGAACATCGTGGCCGCCCGCTACGGCGAGGGCAGCGTCGAAGAGTACAACCACAAGAGCCTTGGTGCCGTTGCAGGCCTGGGCCAGTACAAGGGCGTCGCCAACATCATGGGCTTCGGCATGAAGGGCTTCCCGGCCTGGCTGGCACACCGCGGCTACCACGGCATGGCCATGCCCATGTTCGAGCGCAAGTTCCGCGTGGTCTCCGGCTGGCTGCTGAACGTGACCTTCCGCCGCGACCTGACCGACCTGCGCAACCTGAAGACCCCGCGTGCAGCCTTCCAGGCGGCTGCCACACCAGCCAAGAAGAAGGAAACGGTCAGCAAGTAGGTCTGGCCCTCCAACAGCGCGTACGACGGCGGTTCCTCCTTCGGGAGGGGCCGCCGTCGTTTTTTCCGAGGTGTTGCGTCCATCCAGTAGGCTTGACCAGAAGCTTTTGCTTCAGCCCCAGTAGCCCAATGGCAGAGGCAACAGACTTAAAATCTGCGTGTTGTCGGTTCGAGTCCGACCTGGGGTACCGCTGCGCCTAGGCAGTTTCCTGCGTGCGGCCGGGAGGATTCACCACTCCCGCCTCATCTGGATGTGCAACCCGCAGATGCGCCGTGACCATGCGCACCCCCTCTTCCTCCGTGTCAACGTCATGTTCCCAGCTGCACGAGCAGCACCTGGCATGCGGAGTGCCGTCCGCTGCCACGGACACGCCCCAGGCGTCGTCCGGCAGCAGGTAGAAGCCGCCGTAGGTGCCGGACCACTCCCGAAGCGGGGGTTCCCTCTGACTGGTGCTGCGCTGCTCGATCATGCAGGTAATTCGGAGTTGCGCGGTGTAAGGATGGCCCGAGCTTGCTCCCGCGGGGGAGTGCCCCGCCGAAGGACCTCTGTGTCCGTTGGGACGGCGCCACGGGCTGGGGTGTTATCCCCGTCTGACCTGCTTCTTTGCCGGGAGCCGTCCCTCCGGTCTTCCTGCCCGTGATCCGGACTGCCGGCTGTTGCCGGAGTTGTCCGTGATGCCCGCCACCGCCGTGTGTTTGACGCGACACGTGATCTGCCCTCATACTTGGAATCGATTCCATGGAATCGATTCCACAACGGTGTAGGGAGCAGTGTGCGGTCAACGACGATCAAAGACGTGGCAGAAAGAGCCGGCGTCTCCGCGGCAACCGCCTCCCGCGTTCTCTCGGGTCATTCCGCGACCTCCGAGGACGCCCGCCTGGCCGTCCGCACGGCAGCCGAAGAACTGGGCTTCCGTCCCAACGCCCAGGCCCGGTCCCTGCGCAAGACCAGCACCCAGACCATCGGCCTGCTGCTGCCCGACATCCGCAATCCTTTCTTCGCTGACCTGGCCCACGCCGTCGAGCAGCGGGCCCGCGAGTTTGGCTACCTCACGCTGTTCGGCAACGCCAACGAGAGCCAGGAGCAGCAGGACAGCTACGTGGACGTCATGCTCTCGCAGCGCGTCGACGGCCTGATCGCCGCTCCGCAGGGCGAGGCCCGGGACCTGTCCGGCCTTCTCGCCGGAGAGGTGCCCACGGTGTTCGTGGACCGCGTGGTCGACGGCGCGGAGGTCCCCACCGTCACCGCGGACAATGCCGGCGGCATCACCGACGCCGTCCGCCACCTCGCAGCGCTGGGCCACACCCGGATCGGTTACATCGCCGGACCCCAGGCCACCTCCACCGGACGCGAACGGCTGGAGGCCTTCCGGGCCGCCGTCGTCGAAACCGGAAGCGACCAGGACGCCGATCTCGTGTACTTCGGTGATTTCCAGTCCGCCAGCGGTGCGGCAGGAGCACGCTTCCTCCTGGACCTGGAGGTTCCGCCCGCTGCCCTGCTCGCCGCGGACAGCCTGATGAGCATCGGTGCGGTGGGTGTCTGCAACGAGCGCATGCTCTCCATCGGCAGTGACCTGGCCTTTGTGGCCTACGACGACATTGAAGCCTTCACGCTGGTCAACCCGGCGCTGACGGTTATCGCCCACGACGTCCACGCCATGGGGCGTCTGGCCGTTGACCTGCTGATCGCGGAAATAGCCGGGGAATCACCCCCGTCCGTGGTGCTCCCCAGCAGGCTCATCATCCGCGGCTCGACACCGAGCCTTTCAGAAGGAAACCCAGTATGAGCGAGAAGTCCATCCTGACGCTGGAGGGCGTCACCAAGTCCTTTGGGCCGGTGACGGTGATCGACGGCGTCACGGTCCATGTGCGCCCGGGCAAGGTCCAGGTGCTCCTGGGTGAAAACGGCGCCGGAAAATCCACCCTGATCAAAATGATGTCCGGGGTGTACCAGCCCGACGGCGGCCGGATCCTCGTGGACGGCCAGCCGGTTTCGCTGCCGGATACCAAGGCGGCCGAAGCCCTGGGCATTGCCACCATTCACCAGGAACTCAACCTCGTGGGCTCCATGTCGGTGGCGGAGAACATCTGCCTGGGCCGGATGCCGCGAAAATACGGACTCGTGGACCGCCGTGCCATGAAGTCCCGTGCGCGTGCCGCCCTGGACCTGATTGGCCTGGACGTTGATCTGGACCAGCCGGTGGGGGAGCTGGGCATCGCCCGCCAGCAGCTGGTGGAAATCGCCAAGGCGTTGAGCCTGAACGCCCGGATGCTCATCCTTGACGAGCCGACGGCGGCACTGACCACCCGCGAAATCGCCTCCCTCTTCGCCGTGGTCGAAGACCTGCGGCGGAAGGGCGTGGGCATGGTGTTCATTTCCCACCACCTGGACGAAATTGCCACCATCGGAGACTCCGTTTCGGTGCTGCGTGACGGCAAGTTCGTTGCGGAAGTTCCGGCCGACACGCACGAAGACGAGCTGGTGCGCCTGATGGTGGGCCGCGAAATCAGCCAGCAGTTCCCCCGCCGCCGTGAGTACGACGGACCGGACCGGACCCTGCTCGAGGTGCAGGGACTCTCCACGAAGGGGCTGATCCACGACGTTTCCTTCTCGGTCCGTGCCGGCGAGGTCGTTTCGCTGGCAGGCCTGATGGGAGCGGGACGCACTGAGGTGGTGCGTGCCATTGCCGGGGCCGACTCCTATGCCTCCGGGACCGTGAAGGTCCGCGGCACCGTGCTGCCCAAGGGCGACATCGGCGCCGCGATCCGTGCCGGCATCGGACACGTGCCCGAGGACCGCAAGGTCCAAGGCCTGGTGCTCGGCGCAGCCGTCAACGACAACATCGGCTACGCCACTCTGGCCTCCACCTCCAAGGCGGGCGTAGTGGACTTCGCCGGCCAGCGCCGCCGCGCCCAGGAGGTGGCAGACCGGCTGCAGATCCGCATGCACAACTTGGATCAGGCAGTGGGCTCGCTGTCGGGCGGCAACCAGCAGAAAGCGGTGTTTGGCCGCTGGATCGTCGCGGAGTCAACCGTGCTGCTGCTGGACGAACCCACCCGCGGCGTTGATGTGGGCGCCAAGGTGGAGATCTACGAACTGATCAACGCCATCACCGCAGCCGGCGGCGCCGTCGTCATGGTGTCCAGCGAACTTCCCGAGGTTTTGGGAATGAGCGACCGGATCCTCGTGATGAGCGGCGGACACATTGCCGGTGAACTCGATGCCGACGGCGCCACGCAGGACGCCGTGATGTCACTGGCGGTGCGGGATATACAGCGTGACCTGGAAGACGAACTGATGAAGGACGGATCATGAACAAGGCAGCGGTGCAGACACCGGAAACGGGTGTGCGGAAGCAGGCACCGACAACGGGTGCACGAATCAAGAAGCTCCTCGCGGACAACGGAGCCCTGGTGGGACTCGTGGTCCTGGGGCTGGCGCTCTTCATTGCCACCCCGGACTTCCTGACGGGTCCGAACCTCCTGAACATCGGCATCCAGGCCTCCGTGATCGCGGTGCTGGCCTTCGGTATGACTTTCGTGATCGTGGCTGCCGGGATCGACCTCTCAGTGGGGTCGGTGGCGGCACTGTCCGCCATGGGATCGGCCTGGATGTTCACACAGGGCAACCTGCCCGGCTGGATGGCGCTGGTGGGCGGCCTGCTGATCGGTGCCCTGAGCGGTGCCGTGAGCGGCTTCGCCGTCGCCTATGGCCGGCTGCCCTCGTTCATCGCCACCCTGGCCATGCTGAGCGTCGCCCGCGGATTGACCCTGGTCCTGTCCGACGGACGGCCGATCGCCACTGCGGATGAGGTTTCCTTCCTCGGCAGCAATGTGGGACCGATTCCCATGCCCATTGTGGTTCTGATCATTGCCGGCGTTGTCGCCGCCCTGATCCTGAACTACACCGTGATTGGCCGCTACATGTACGCCGTCGGCGGCAACACCGAAGCCGCACGGCTTTCGGGCATCCCCGTGCGCCGCGTCCTGGTGACCGTCTTCGCCCTGTCCGGGCTCTTTGCAGCGCTGGCCGGGCTCCTCCTCTCCGGACGCCTGGACTCGGCGCAGCCGCAGGCCGCATCCGGCTATGAGCTGGACGCCATTGCCGCCGTCGTCATCGGCGGAGCCTCCCTGGCCGGCGGCATCGGACGGATCAGCGGCACCCTAATCGGTGCCCTTGTCCTGGTGGTGATCCGCAACGGCCTGAACCTCTTGAACGTCTCCTCGTTCTGGCAGCAGGTCGTGATCGGCCTGGTCATTGCCGTGGCCGTGGGCGCGGACGCACTGAGGCGCAAAAACTCCACCCATTGACCCTTTTTCTTACCTCCCCACCGTCCGGTGCTGAACCCTGCTCCGGACCGCTTTCCCTTCCCATTCAAAGGAAATAACAATGAAGTTCTCCTCCGCCCGCAAGACTGCGGCACTGACCGTATCCCTGGGCCTGCTGCTGACCGCCACCGCCTGCAACCGAGGTGACGACACTTCCGCCGAGGGCGGCAACATCACCCTCGCCGTCTCCACCCTGAACAATCCGTTCTTCGTCGAACTGCGCGACGGCGCCCAGTCCGCAGCCGAAGCCGCAGGCCTCGACCTCGATGTCCTGGATGCCCAGAACGACTCCGCGACCCAGACCAACCAGCTGGCCACGGCGGCCACTTCCGGAACCGACGGCGTGATCATCAACCCGGTGGACTCCGATGCAGCCGCCGCGTCCATCAGCCCGCTGCTGGCCGATGAAACCCCCATTGTTGCCGCGGACCGCACGGTCAACGGTGCCGAGGTGCGGTCCCTGGTCTCCAGCGACAATGTGGCTGGCGGACGCCAGGCAGCGGAAGAGCTGGCCAAGGCCATGGGCGGCGAAGGTGAAATCATCATCCTGCAGGGCGTGGCGGGAACCTCGGCCAGCCGCGACCGCGGAGCGGGCTTCGCCGAAGGACTCAAGGCATACCCGGGCATCAAGGTGGCAGCGCAGCAGACGGCCAACTTTGACCGCGCCGAAGCCCTGAACGTTGCCACCAACCTGCTGCAGGCACACCCCGGTGTCACCGGCGTCTTCGCCGAAAACGACGAAATGGCCCTGGGTGCCATTCAGGCGCTGGGCGACCGCGCAGGCACCGATGTCTCCGTGGTGGGCTTCGACGGCACCGAGGGCGGCTTCGCAGCCATCCAGGACGGCACGCTCACGGCCACCATCGCCCAGCAGCCTGCCGAACTGGGCAAGCGCTCAGTGGAGGTCCTCGCCCAGCTGCTCAACGGTGAGACCGTGGAAGCCACCATCCCCGTTCCCGTCACCACCGTGAACACCGAGAACGTGGCTGACTTCGCCTCATGAAAAAAACCGGCATCCTCAATGCGCCCCTGAACGCCGCAATCGCCGGACTCGGCCACGGCCACCTCGTGGTGGTGGCCGACTGCGGCCTGCCCATCCCGGACGGTGTGCCCGCAGTCGACCTGGCCCTGGTGAAGGGAATTCCGTCCTTTGCACAGGTGCTGGCTGCACTGCTCCAGGACATCGAGGTTGAGGGGGCGCTCATGGCAGAGGAGGCCGGCGGGACCGGCATCGAGCAGCTGCTCGTGTCGGCGGGGCTGACGCCCGAAACAGTGAGCCATGAGGAGTTCAAGGCTCTCCTCCCGTCCGTACGCTTGATCGTACGGACGGGGGAGGCCACTCCATTCGCCAACGTCATACTCCGTAGCGGGGTCACGTTCTAACCGGCTGACCCCCGGGAAGCAAGTGGTTCGGAGTGCTCCTGTGACGAGTGTTACAAGGACGTAACCCTAAACTCTTATTTTCGACTCATTATTCAACTAGCTTTTCTCCTAGATCAGGAACACCTGACAAGAGCATCAAAGGCCTCGCCTTTCGATCTGGGAGATTATCTATGACTGCACTACGCACCACGGGCCGCCCGGGCCTTCACGGTTACAGCCGGGCGGCCAAGATCGCGGCGCTGGGGCTCGGTTTCGCGCTGTTCGCTTCCGGCTGCGGCGGGGGAGACACTCCCGCTGACGAGTCCACCGCCTCCGAAGGGGCGACAGCAACAGGTGCCGCCGCCGCTTCCATCAGCTGCCCGGCCAACGAGGGCGGCAAGGGCACCGACCCCGGGGCCAAGGGCGACGTCACGGCGGTGCCCGCTTCGACCGGTACCACGGACAGTGCCTTGAAGATCGGTTCGCTGCTTCCCGCCACGGGAGCGCTTGCATTCCTCGGCCCGCCAGAGATTGCCGGCGTTGACCTGGCCATTCAGGAAATCAACGAGGCAGGGGGCGTTCTGGGCCAGCCGGTGGAGGTTGTTCACCGCGATTCCGGCGACACCACCACCGACATCGCCACCCAGTCGGTCACCGACCTGCTGAGCCAGGGCGTCAGCGCCATTGTTGGTGCCGCCTCCTCTGGTGTGTCCAAGACCGTCATCGGGCAGATCACCGGCGCAGGTGTCATCCAGTTCTCGCCCGCCAACACGTCCCCGGACTTTACCGACTGGGATGACAACGGGCTCTACTGGCGGACCGCCCCCTCGGACGTTCTGCAGGGACGGACCCTCGGCAACTACATCATGGGTTGCGGAGCTCAGACCGTGGGCATGATTGTCCTGAACGACGCATACGGAACGGGCCTGCAGAGCAACATCAAGAGCTCGGTGGAGGCAGCCGGCGGCCAGGTTGTTGCCGAAGAAATGTTCAACGAGGGTGAGTCCCAGTTCAGCAGCCAGGTGGACAAGGTGGCCGCCGCCAAGCCGGACGCCATCGTGGTCATCAGCTTTGAACAGGCCAAGAGCATTGTTCCGCTCCTGACTGCCAAGGGCATTGATCCCAGCCAGCTGTTCTTCGTGGACGGCAACACTTCCGATTACAGTGCAGACCTGGCAGCCGGAACGCTCGAAGGCGCACAGGGAACCATCCCGGGCCCGTTCGCCTCGGACAACTTCAAGGAGTCGCTGCTGGCAATCGACCCGGCCCTGAAGGACTGGGCCTACGCCGGTGAAAGCTACGACGCCGTGACCATGCTTGCTTTGGCAGCAGAGGCCGCCGGCAGCACCGACGGCAAGGCCATGGCCGCCGAGCTGCAGGGCGTTTCTGCGGAGGGCGAGAAGTGCTTCGACTTCGCCGGCTGCGTGACGATCATGCGCAACGGCGGGGATGTGGACTACGACGGTTACTCCGGACCGGTGACCTTCGATGAGAAGGGCGACCCGACCGAGGCCTACATCGGCATCTACCAGTTCGACGCCGACAACAAGCCCGTGCCGAGCCGCTCTGAAGAGGGCAAGCTCTAACGAATCACAGCTCCACAAAGCAGCCCCCGCCGGTAACCGGCGGGGGCTGCTTTCACTATTGGCTGAGTATGGCCCTCAGGCCGTGTCAGCCAGCGTTCCGAGATAGAGCTGGATGACTTTCGGGTCCTTCATCAGGTCACGCCCGGTGCCGGTGTAGGCATCGCGGCCCTGGTCCAGGACATAGGCGCGGTCGCAGATCTGCAGGCACCGGCGTGCGTTCTGTTCCACCATGATCACCGAGACACCGGCCCGGTTGATTTCATGCACCCGCAGGAAGGCCTCATCCTGCTTCACCGGGGACAGGCCGGCAGAGGGCTCGTCCAGGAGCAGCACCGCCGGCTCCATCATGAGTGCCCGTCCCATGGCAACCATCTGCCGCTCGCCGCCGGACAATGATCCCGCCCGCTGTGCGCGGCGCTTGCGCAGCTCCGGGAACAGGTCCGCCACGAAGTCGAACCGCTCCTTGAACCTCTTGGGAGCCTGGAACAGGCCCATCTGCAGGTTCTCTTCAATGGTCAGCGAAGGGAAGACATTGTTGTTCTGCGGGACGAACCCCACACCGCGGCTGACGAGCTTGTTGGCCTTCAGCCCGGTGATGTCCTGCCCGCGGACCACAACGGTTCCGGAGTGCACTTTCACGAGTCCGAACATTGCCTTGAGCAGGGTGGACTTGCCGGCTCCGTTGGGGCCGATGATTCCGATCAGCTCTCCGCGGCGGGCTTCGATGCTGCAGCCGTTAAGGATGTTTACGCCCGGAAGATAGCCGGCCACCAGGTCGGTTACCTTTACGACGGAATCGCCGTCGAATGCCTCCGCTGTCATGACTTTTCCTTCTGTTCATCAATTCGGCTGCCGACGATGCCGTCAGCTTCGGTGCCCACCGAGGACTCGGGGTCGTGCTCCAGTTCGGCCTCGAGCTTCTCGAAGCCCTCGGAGTCTGCGAGGTCCACATCGTGGTGCGCGCCCAGATAGGCGTCGATCACGGCCTGGTCCTTCATGACCACATCAGGCGGCCCCTCGGCCACCACTTTCCCCTCGGCCATGACGATGACCCAGTCGGCGATGTGGCGGACCATATGCATGTCGTGTTCAACGAACAGGACGGTCATGCCTTCGGCCTTGAGGTTCTTGATGTGATCCAGCAGGGACTGCGTCAGCGCCGGGTTAACCCCGGCCATCGGTTCATCCAGCATCACGAGCTTGGGCCGGACCATCAGGGCCCGGGCCATCTCCAGCAGCTTGCGCTGCCCGCCCGAGAGGGATGCCGCATAGTCGGTGCGCTTGGCATCCAGTTTGAACTTGGCCAGCAGCACATCGGCCTGCTTCGTGATTTCGCGTTCCCGGCCCCGCCACAGCGGCGGCAGGAACGCCTTCCACAGCGACTCGCCGGGCTGTGCCGTGGCGCCGAGCCGCATGTTTTCGATGACGGTGAGCTTGCCCATGACCTTGGTCAGCTGGAACGTGCGGACCATGCCCATCCGCGCCACTTTGTAGGCGGATACCCCGGCCAGATCACGGCCTTCAAACTGCCAGTCACCGGTCTGCGGGGTGTCGAACCCCGTGAGCAGATTGAACAGTGTCGTTTTGCCGGCACCGTTGGGGCCGATGAGGGCCGTGATCTTATTCCGCGGGATTTCCACATGGTCCACGTCGACGGCGTTGATTCCGCCGTAGGTGCGCGTCACGTTCCGGGCCACCAGTATGGGATCACGCTTGCGGCAGCCGGGTTCCGCGGGACCCTCGGCAATGGGGCGGGAGTCAGTCATGTACTCGGACGAGGCCGGATCCGCTGTTCCGACATCGACTGCTGCTGCATCTGTTGCTGCCGGATCTGTTGCTGCCGGGGGTTCGGCGGCGTGGGCGCCTCTGGGCCGGGTGCCGTTGTCCGGTTCATTTGCCTGGGAACTCATGCGAACGCCAGCTCCTTCTTATTGCCCAGGATGCCCTGGGGCCTGAAGATCATCAGCAGCATCAGTGCCACACCAACAAGGATGTAGCGGATCTGCGCCGCTTGGGAAGTGCTGATGAAAGTGATGATGTCGTTTTCAATCGCGCCGTAGAGCAGGCCCTGGGTTACGGAGAGCAGGACCCAGAAGATCATGGCGCCGATGACCGGACCCAGGACCGTGGACATGCCGCCAAGGAGCAGGGCGGTGTACAGGTAGAAGGTCAGCTCGGTGCCGTAGTTGGCCGGCTGCACAGCATCCCGGGGAAGGGTGAAGATGATGCCTGCGAGGGAGCCGAGGATGCCACCGATGACCAGCGACTGCATTTTGTAGGCGTAAACATTCTTGCCCAGGGCGCGGACGGCGTTTTCATCCTCGCGGATGCCCTTGACGACGCGGCCCCACGGGCTGCGGATCAGCATCCACACCAGCAGGCAGGCGACGATGACCAGGGTCCAGGCAACAATCCGAACCCAGACATCCCGCTCGTTCATGGCGAAGGGGCCGAGGTTGTAGTTGCCCGGCGGCACCGGGTTGATGCCGTAGAAGTCGCCGGTGAAGGCGGCCAGTCCGTTGGCCGAACCGGTCACGGACGTCATCCCGTTGGTGGTCACGATGTAGCGGATGATTTCCGCGGCCGCGATGGTCACGATGGCGAGGTAGTCAGCCCGCAGGCGCAGCGTCGGGATACCCAGGATGACGGCGAAGACCGCGGATGCCGCAAGCGCGATCAGCAGTGCCACCGGCAGGGGAGCGTTGAAGGACAGAATGGGGATGGCGAAACCGTAGGCACCCACGGCCATGAAGCCGGCCTGCCCAAAGTTCAGCAGCCCGGTGTAGCCGAAGTGCACGGCCAGGCCCAGGGCCGCCAGGGCATAGGCCGCCGTGGTGGGGCT
Proteins encoded:
- a CDS encoding ABC transporter ATP-binding protein, with the translated sequence MTAEAFDGDSVVKVTDLVAGYLPGVNILNGCSIEARRGELIGIIGPNGAGKSTLLKAMFGLVKVHSGTVVVRGQDITGLKANKLVSRGVGFVPQNNNVFPSLTIEENLQMGLFQAPKRFKERFDFVADLFPELRKRRAQRAGSLSGGERQMVAMGRALMMEPAVLLLDEPSAGLSPVKQDEAFLRVHEINRAGVSVIMVEQNARRCLQICDRAYVLDQGRDAYTGTGRDLMKDPKVIQLYLGTLADTA
- a CDS encoding ABC transporter permease, whose protein sequence is MNKAAVQTPETGVRKQAPTTGARIKKLLADNGALVGLVVLGLALFIATPDFLTGPNLLNIGIQASVIAVLAFGMTFVIVAAGIDLSVGSVAALSAMGSAWMFTQGNLPGWMALVGGLLIGALSGAVSGFAVAYGRLPSFIATLAMLSVARGLTLVLSDGRPIATADEVSFLGSNVGPIPMPIVVLIIAGVVAALILNYTVIGRYMYAVGGNTEAARLSGIPVRRVLVTVFALSGLFAALAGLLLSGRLDSAQPQAASGYELDAIAAVVIGGASLAGGIGRISGTLIGALVLVVIRNGLNLLNVSSFWQQVVIGLVIAVAVGADALRRKNSTH
- a CDS encoding sugar ABC transporter ATP-binding protein, whose translation is MSEKSILTLEGVTKSFGPVTVIDGVTVHVRPGKVQVLLGENGAGKSTLIKMMSGVYQPDGGRILVDGQPVSLPDTKAAEALGIATIHQELNLVGSMSVAENICLGRMPRKYGLVDRRAMKSRARAALDLIGLDVDLDQPVGELGIARQQLVEIAKALSLNARMLILDEPTAALTTREIASLFAVVEDLRRKGVGMVFISHHLDEIATIGDSVSVLRDGKFVAEVPADTHEDELVRLMVGREISQQFPRRREYDGPDRTLLEVQGLSTKGLIHDVSFSVRAGEVVSLAGLMGAGRTEVVRAIAGADSYASGTVKVRGTVLPKGDIGAAIRAGIGHVPEDRKVQGLVLGAAVNDNIGYATLASTSKAGVVDFAGQRRRAQEVADRLQIRMHNLDQAVGSLSGGNQQKAVFGRWIVAESTVLLLDEPTRGVDVGAKVEIYELINAITAAGGAVVMVSSELPEVLGMSDRILVMSGGHIAGELDADGATQDAVMSLAVRDIQRDLEDELMKDGS
- a CDS encoding substrate-binding domain-containing protein, translated to MKFSSARKTAALTVSLGLLLTATACNRGDDTSAEGGNITLAVSTLNNPFFVELRDGAQSAAEAAGLDLDVLDAQNDSATQTNQLATAATSGTDGVIINPVDSDAAAASISPLLADETPIVAADRTVNGAEVRSLVSSDNVAGGRQAAEELAKAMGGEGEIIILQGVAGTSASRDRGAGFAEGLKAYPGIKVAAQQTANFDRAEALNVATNLLQAHPGVTGVFAENDEMALGAIQALGDRAGTDVSVVGFDGTEGGFAAIQDGTLTATIAQQPAELGKRSVEVLAQLLNGETVEATIPVPVTTVNTENVADFAS
- the rbsD gene encoding D-ribose pyranase; this translates as MKKTGILNAPLNAAIAGLGHGHLVVVADCGLPIPDGVPAVDLALVKGIPSFAQVLAALLQDIEVEGALMAEEAGGTGIEQLLVSAGLTPETVSHEEFKALLPSVRLIVRTGEATPFANVILRSGVTF
- a CDS encoding LacI family DNA-binding transcriptional regulator; the encoded protein is MAERAGVSAATASRVLSGHSATSEDARLAVRTAAEELGFRPNAQARSLRKTSTQTIGLLLPDIRNPFFADLAHAVEQRAREFGYLTLFGNANESQEQQDSYVDVMLSQRVDGLIAAPQGEARDLSGLLAGEVPTVFVDRVVDGAEVPTVTADNAGGITDAVRHLAALGHTRIGYIAGPQATSTGRERLEAFRAAVVETGSDQDADLVYFGDFQSASGAAGARFLLDLEVPPAALLAADSLMSIGAVGVCNERMLSIGSDLAFVAYDDIEAFTLVNPALTVIAHDVHAMGRLAVDLLIAEIAGESPPSVVLPSRLIIRGSTPSLSEGNPV
- a CDS encoding ABC transporter ATP-binding protein translates to MTDSRPIAEGPAEPGCRKRDPILVARNVTRTYGGINAVDVDHVEIPRNKITALIGPNGAGKTTLFNLLTGFDTPQTGDWQFEGRDLAGVSAYKVARMGMVRTFQLTKVMGKLTVIENMRLGATAQPGESLWKAFLPPLWRGREREITKQADVLLAKFKLDAKRTDYAASLSGGQRKLLEMARALMVRPKLVMLDEPMAGVNPALTQSLLDHIKNLKAEGMTVLFVEHDMHMVRHIADWVIVMAEGKVVAEGPPDVVMKDQAVIDAYLGAHHDVDLADSEGFEKLEAELEHDPESSVGTEADGIVGSRIDEQKEKS
- a CDS encoding DUF1059 domain-containing protein — encoded protein: MIEQRSTSQREPPLREWSGTYGGFYLLPDDAWGVSVAADGTPHARCCSCSWEHDVDTEEEGVRMVTAHLRVAHPDEAGVVNPPGRTQETA
- a CDS encoding branched-chain amino acid ABC transporter permease is translated as MDFANIFLGALNEIISPTTAAYALAALGLAVHFGYTGLLNFGQAGFMAVGAYGFAIPILSFNAPLPVALLIALAASAVFAVILGIPTLRLRADYLAIVTIAAAEIIRYIVTTNGMTSVTGSANGLAAFTGDFYGINPVPPGNYNLGPFAMNERDVWVRIVAWTLVIVACLLVWMLIRSPWGRVVKGIREDENAVRALGKNVYAYKMQSLVIGGILGSLAGIIFTLPRDAVQPANYGTELTFYLYTALLLGGMSTVLGPVIGAMIFWVLLSVTQGLLYGAIENDIITFISTSQAAQIRYILVGVALMLLMIFRPQGILGNKKELAFA
- a CDS encoding NAD(P)/FAD-dependent oxidoreductase, whose product is MASKTQFSDRPRVLVVGGGYVGLYVAKNLQNKVKAEGGIVTVVDPLPYMTYQPFLPEVAAGTIEARDAVVSHRMHLKNTELITGKVVSINHAARTAVVEPADGGEAFELPYEDVVLAAGSITRTFPIPGLAEAGIGMKTIEEAVATRNHVLERIETASLMPAGPERERALTFVVVGGGFAGIETLTEIEDMARDAARLNDRLKREDLRFVLIEAMGRVMPEVKPDQAEWVVSSMRERGIEVLLNTSLASAEGGVLKLINMADKSPAGEFGTDTLIWTAGVQANPMVRATDFPIDDRGRVRANAELRITGDDGPLEGAWAAGDVSAVPDLSGGGVGGFCVPNAQHAVRQAKLLAKNIVAARYGEGSVEEYNHKSLGAVAGLGQYKGVANIMGFGMKGFPAWLAHRGYHGMAMPMFERKFRVVSGWLLNVTFRRDLTDLRNLKTPRAAFQAAATPAKKKETVSK
- a CDS encoding ABC transporter substrate-binding protein → MTALRTTGRPGLHGYSRAAKIAALGLGFALFASGCGGGDTPADESTASEGATATGAAAASISCPANEGGKGTDPGAKGDVTAVPASTGTTDSALKIGSLLPATGALAFLGPPEIAGVDLAIQEINEAGGVLGQPVEVVHRDSGDTTTDIATQSVTDLLSQGVSAIVGAASSGVSKTVIGQITGAGVIQFSPANTSPDFTDWDDNGLYWRTAPSDVLQGRTLGNYIMGCGAQTVGMIVLNDAYGTGLQSNIKSSVEAAGGQVVAEEMFNEGESQFSSQVDKVAAAKPDAIVVISFEQAKSIVPLLTAKGIDPSQLFFVDGNTSDYSADLAAGTLEGAQGTIPGPFASDNFKESLLAIDPALKDWAYAGESYDAVTMLALAAEAAGSTDGKAMAAELQGVSAEGEKCFDFAGCVTIMRNGGDVDYDGYSGPVTFDEKGDPTEAYIGIYQFDADNKPVPSRSEEGKL